In Alicyclobacillus macrosporangiidus CPP55, a single window of DNA contains:
- a CDS encoding CaiB/BaiF CoA transferase family protein, producing the protein MSDAIRTSTTDSTNLRTTATPASGAVRPEGEGLAAGSTPLAGIRVLELGTLLAGPLTGRFLGDFGAEVIKIEAPDKPDPLRGWGQVKDGQGLYWPIAARNKKLITLNLRVPEGQRVFLDLVAKADIVIENFRPGTMEKWNLGYERLAEVNPGLIMVRTSGFGQTGPYRERAGFGSVGEAMGGIRYVTGFPDRPPARVGISIGDTLAALHATIGCLMALHERSRSGRGQVVDTALYEAVFSVMESVIPDYLLAGYIRERQGNILPGIAPSNIYLTRDDKYIVIGANADNVFRRLCQAMGEPELAEDPRYATHHARGERMEELDQRIEAWTRTLDAKDALAVLERHGVPSGLIYSAKDMVEDPQYQAREMIVPVDHPVYGTFPMPGIVPKLSRTPGQIRFPGGIAPGEHNDEVYRGLLGYSEEVLARLKEDGVI; encoded by the coding sequence ATGTCGGACGCCATCCGGACTTCCACGACTGACAGCACGAATCTGCGTACGACCGCAACACCAGCATCCGGGGCCGTGAGGCCGGAGGGGGAGGGGCTGGCCGCGGGATCGACCCCGCTGGCCGGCATCCGCGTCCTCGAACTGGGCACCCTGCTCGCCGGCCCATTGACGGGCCGTTTCCTGGGGGACTTCGGCGCGGAGGTCATCAAAATCGAGGCGCCGGACAAACCGGACCCCCTGCGCGGGTGGGGGCAGGTGAAGGACGGGCAGGGCCTGTACTGGCCCATCGCTGCGCGCAACAAGAAGCTGATCACGCTCAACCTGCGCGTGCCCGAGGGGCAGCGGGTGTTTCTCGATCTCGTGGCGAAGGCGGACATCGTGATCGAAAACTTCCGCCCGGGGACGATGGAGAAGTGGAACCTCGGATACGAGCGGCTGGCCGAGGTCAACCCGGGCCTCATCATGGTGCGCACCTCCGGATTCGGGCAGACGGGCCCGTACCGGGAGCGCGCCGGGTTTGGAAGCGTCGGCGAGGCGATGGGCGGCATCCGGTACGTCACCGGCTTTCCTGACCGGCCGCCGGCGCGGGTGGGCATCAGCATCGGGGACACGCTGGCGGCGCTGCACGCCACCATCGGCTGCCTCATGGCCCTTCACGAGCGGTCCCGCTCGGGCCGCGGCCAAGTGGTGGACACGGCCCTGTACGAAGCCGTGTTCTCGGTGATGGAGAGCGTCATCCCGGACTACCTCTTGGCGGGGTACATCCGCGAGCGTCAGGGCAACATCCTGCCCGGCATCGCGCCGTCCAACATCTATCTGACGAGGGACGACAAGTACATCGTGATCGGCGCGAACGCGGACAACGTGTTCCGGCGGCTGTGCCAGGCGATGGGCGAGCCCGAGCTGGCGGAGGACCCGCGCTACGCGACGCATCATGCCCGCGGCGAGCGGATGGAGGAGTTGGACCAGCGGATCGAGGCCTGGACCCGGACGCTCGACGCCAAGGACGCGCTGGCCGTCCTCGAGCGGCACGGCGTTCCCTCCGGGCTCATCTACAGCGCCAAGGACATGGTGGAGGACCCGCAGTACCAGGCACGGGAGATGATTGTCCCGGTCGATCACCCGGTCTACGGCACCTTCCCGATGCCGGGCATCGTCCCGAAGCTGAGCCGCACCCCGGGGCAGATCCGCTTCCCCGGCGGGATCGCGCCCGGCGAACACAACGACGAGGTGTACCGCGGACTGCTCGGGTACTCGGAGGAGGTGTTGGCGCGCCTCAAGGAGGATGGGGTGATTTAA
- a CDS encoding GntR family transcriptional regulator, with amino-acid sequence MTEEFLAGALNLSRTPIREAIRRLEAEGLVTPSSAG; translated from the coding sequence CTGACCGAGGAGTTTCTCGCCGGAGCGCTGAACCTCAGCCGCACCCCCATCCGCGAGGCCATCCGGCGCCTGGAGGCGGAGGGGCTCGTCACCCCCTCAAGCGCGGGGTGA